In Nocardia asteroides, the following proteins share a genomic window:
- a CDS encoding universal stress protein, which translates to MTTKSHPTEHHTRPVLVAVDGSATSYQAAAWAANEAVLHHLPLHILTSGALQTGFGPGMSLGEADLEWLRADAERVVGEARRVACAAVPDQNLTITTEVAFEQAAPLLITRSTDAELLVVGSRGLGAFQRGLLGSVSRACAQHAHCPVAVVHGIAAIDPVSAAMPVLVGVDGTANSVPALALAFEEASRRKVELVALHAFSDASALDLPAFGWEMGRQQAEADLAESLAGYAERYPDVPVRRIVVADRPVRSLVDEAASAQLVVVGSHGRGGFSSMLLGSTSNALLHAVETPTIVVRNRD; encoded by the coding sequence ATGACCACCAAGTCCCACCCCACCGAGCACCACACGCGGCCCGTCCTGGTCGCCGTGGACGGATCCGCGACCTCCTATCAGGCCGCGGCGTGGGCCGCCAACGAAGCCGTTCTGCACCACCTTCCGCTGCATATCCTGACCTCCGGGGCGCTGCAAACCGGGTTCGGACCCGGCATGTCCTTGGGCGAAGCCGACCTGGAATGGCTGCGTGCCGACGCCGAGCGCGTCGTCGGCGAAGCCCGGCGGGTAGCCTGCGCCGCCGTTCCCGACCAGAACCTCACCATCACCACCGAAGTCGCGTTCGAGCAGGCGGCACCCCTGCTGATCACGCGCTCCACCGACGCGGAACTCCTCGTGGTCGGCAGCCGCGGCCTCGGCGCCTTCCAGCGCGGACTGCTCGGCTCGGTCAGTCGCGCGTGCGCCCAGCACGCCCACTGCCCGGTCGCGGTCGTGCACGGCATCGCGGCCATCGACCCGGTCTCGGCGGCGATGCCTGTCCTCGTCGGTGTCGACGGCACCGCGAACAGCGTTCCCGCCCTGGCACTCGCCTTCGAGGAAGCCTCGCGCCGCAAGGTCGAACTCGTCGCACTGCATGCGTTCAGTGACGCCAGCGCCCTGGACCTGCCGGCGTTCGGGTGGGAGATGGGGCGCCAGCAGGCGGAAGCCGACCTGGCCGAGTCCTTGGCCGGGTACGCCGAGCGCTACCCCGACGTGCCGGTCCGCCGGATCGTCGTCGCCGACCGGCCGGTGCGGTCGCTGGTCGACGAGGCGGCATCGGCGCAGCTGGTGGTGGTCGGCAGCCACGGGCGCGGTGGATTCTCCAGCATGCTGCTCGGATCGACCAGCAACGCTCTGCTGCACGCGGTGGAAACCCCGACCATCGTGGTCCGGAACAGGGACTGA
- a CDS encoding Rv1733c family protein produces the protein MTSSTFRTDALPAGIVRLWRCRPWSGSPLMSWPERARFTARVIAAVMLLAAVPLAGAVGTISYTDEAALIGAERRDSAAVTAVVVAPPDYGPAHVRRAQVSWTTQAGTVVATVPVSSVADEGDRITVWLNRSGEPVRPPREQVVAVFTGIGSGIVVLVCAGLAGWGLISATERLIGWQRGRVWDREASALSR, from the coding sequence ATGACGTCGTCGACCTTCCGTACCGACGCGCTGCCGGCCGGCATCGTGCGGTTGTGGCGATGTCGCCCCTGGAGCGGCAGTCCGTTGATGAGCTGGCCCGAGCGAGCGCGGTTCACGGCGCGGGTGATCGCGGCGGTGATGCTGCTGGCCGCCGTGCCACTGGCCGGCGCGGTGGGCACCATCTCCTACACGGACGAAGCCGCGCTCATCGGCGCCGAGCGCCGCGACAGCGCCGCCGTGACGGCGGTGGTGGTCGCGCCGCCGGACTACGGTCCCGCGCACGTGCGGCGCGCCCAGGTGAGCTGGACCACCCAGGCGGGCACCGTCGTCGCGACGGTGCCGGTCTCCTCGGTGGCGGACGAGGGTGACCGGATCACGGTATGGCTGAACAGGTCCGGCGAGCCCGTGCGACCGCCGAGGGAGCAGGTCGTTGCGGTTTTCACCGGCATAGGAAGCGGGATCGTCGTGCTGGTGTGTGCCGGGCTGGCCGGTTGGGGCCTGATCTCGGCCACCGAGAGGCTCATCGGCTGGCAGCGCGGCAGGGTCTGGGACCGCGAAGCGTCCGCTCTCAGCCGATAG
- a CDS encoding CHAD domain-containing protein, whose amino-acid sequence MSIETRPAAGPPTTTTEPKVSGMLARYLHAQRETIMDGQVAAGHDDPDSVVALVKAARRARCALSAHPQAVRRQSEVRRLIEELRWLGITVGAAHELRTQSARLHAAVDVLRPRYVRGPVPDRITEYFDSRSRPAWIAARDLLSSNRFPAMIEDLMAEERLLRTGVVPGIDDPDNAVVLAGQLARIRRRMRAVGKARDEDATDAALHDLRKAVRRTRYYLESVQELDPARHAQAAAGLTALQRLLGEYQDAAVAKHHLIQLTREAENAGESTFTYGLLMQREIDRTAEYGAALPATYWRSLRDARVMADVHSMTS is encoded by the coding sequence ATGTCCATCGAGACCCGGCCGGCTGCCGGCCCGCCGACGACGACCACGGAACCGAAGGTCAGCGGGATGCTGGCCCGGTACCTGCACGCGCAGCGGGAAACGATCATGGACGGGCAGGTCGCGGCCGGTCACGACGATCCCGATTCGGTCGTGGCACTGGTCAAGGCCGCGCGGCGAGCCCGTTGCGCGCTCAGCGCGCACCCGCAGGCAGTCCGCAGGCAGTCCGAAGTCCGTCGGCTCATCGAGGAACTGCGCTGGCTCGGCATCACTGTCGGCGCGGCACACGAATTGCGCACACAGTCCGCGCGCTTGCATGCCGCGGTCGATGTCCTGCGCCCACGGTATGTCCGTGGTCCGGTACCGGACCGAATCACCGAATACTTCGACAGCCGGAGCCGACCGGCCTGGATCGCCGCCCGGGACCTGCTGTCCTCGAACAGGTTCCCGGCCATGATCGAGGATCTGATGGCCGAGGAACGGCTGCTGCGGACCGGGGTCGTGCCCGGCATCGACGACCCGGACAACGCCGTGGTGCTCGCCGGGCAGCTGGCGCGCATCCGGCGGCGGATGCGCGCGGTCGGCAAGGCCAGAGACGAAGACGCCACCGACGCGGCGCTGCATGATCTGCGCAAAGCGGTGCGGCGCACGCGCTATTACCTGGAGTCGGTACAGGAGCTGGATCCGGCCCGCCACGCCCAGGCAGCCGCGGGTCTCACGGCTCTGCAGAGGCTGCTCGGTGAGTACCAGGACGCGGCGGTGGCCAAACATCACCTGATCCAGCTGACCCGGGAGGCCGAGAACGCGGGCGAGTCCACCTTCACCTACGGGCTGCTCATGCAGCGCGAAATCGACCGCACGGCCGAATACGGCGCGGCCCTGCCCGCCACCTATTGGCGATCGCTGCGCGACGCGCGGGTGATGGCCGACGTCCACAGCATGACGAGCTGA
- a CDS encoding zinc-binding alcohol dehydrogenase family protein, translated as MRVWRVDRPGPVGSSTPLRFGDEPVPVVTGDELLVRVLSCGVCRTDLHVVEGDLPVHREAVTPGHEVVAEVVSVPEGCDTISVGDRVGIPWLRYTCGVCRYCLRGAENVCPRSRYTGWDADGGYAEYAMVPVDFALPLPAGYSNEELAPLLCAGIIGYHALLRAEVPDNGVLGIYGFGGSAHLTAQIALARGARVHVMTRDAAARDLALELGVDSAQGAADPAPEPLDSAILFAPVGELVPPAMAALDAGGTLAVAGIHLTDIPALNYQRHLFRERQIRSVTSNTRAQASEFLTLAGQYRLRVTTHRYPLEHADRALRDLSLGRFDGAAVLVP; from the coding sequence ATGCGAGTGTGGCGAGTGGATCGTCCAGGACCGGTGGGTTCCTCCACTCCGCTGCGGTTCGGGGATGAACCTGTGCCCGTCGTCACCGGCGACGAATTGCTGGTGCGCGTGCTGTCCTGCGGTGTGTGCCGCACCGATCTGCACGTGGTGGAAGGCGACTTGCCGGTCCATCGCGAGGCCGTGACACCCGGGCACGAGGTGGTTGCCGAAGTCGTCTCCGTGCCGGAGGGATGCGACACGATCTCGGTCGGCGACCGAGTCGGCATCCCCTGGTTGCGGTACACCTGCGGAGTGTGCCGGTACTGCCTGCGCGGCGCGGAGAACGTGTGCCCGCGGTCGCGCTACACCGGGTGGGACGCCGACGGGGGGTACGCCGAATACGCCATGGTCCCTGTCGATTTCGCTCTGCCGCTGCCGGCCGGGTACAGCAACGAGGAACTGGCTCCGCTGCTGTGCGCCGGAATCATCGGTTACCACGCGCTGCTGCGGGCGGAGGTGCCGGACAACGGCGTCCTGGGGATCTACGGTTTCGGCGGCAGCGCTCATCTCACCGCGCAGATCGCCCTCGCGCGCGGCGCCAGGGTGCACGTGATGACCCGTGACGCGGCCGCCCGCGACCTGGCGCTGGAACTCGGCGTCGACTCCGCGCAGGGCGCCGCCGACCCCGCACCCGAGCCGCTGGATTCCGCGATCCTGTTCGCCCCGGTCGGCGAGCTGGTTCCGCCGGCGATGGCGGCGCTGGACGCGGGCGGCACCCTGGCCGTCGCCGGGATCCACCTCACCGATATCCCGGCGCTGAACTATCAGCGCCACCTGTTCCGGGAGCGCCAGATTCGCAGCGTCACGTCCAACACCCGCGCCCAGGCATCGGAGTTCCTCACGCTGGCCGGGCAATACCGGCTCCGCGTAACGACCCACCGCTATCCGCTCGAACACGCCGATCGCGCGCTGCGTGATCTGTCGCTCGGCCGATTCGACGGCGCGGCCGTGCTGGTTCCCTAG
- a CDS encoding SulP family inorganic anion transporter, with protein sequence MRALLPTWSEWKPAFRAPGADLLSGLIVALVALPLALGFGISSGLGAAAGLATAIVAGAVAAVFGGSRFQVSGPTGAMTVVLVPIVAEHGASGVLTVGLLAGLMLVGLAFARVGRAVRFMPAPVIEGFTAGIAVVIALQQFPGALGIAGAEGEKVWQSAVDAVRRFVEEPHWTAPVTALAVAAVVLIGGRWRPKLPFALVAVTVSTVVARIFDLDLGRIGAIPAGLPAPSLEFLQLDDIATLLLPALAVAALAALESLLSATAADAMAVGTRHDPDRELLGQGLANIAAPLFGGVPATGAIARTAVNVRSGARTRLAALIHAAILAGIVYLAAGLVADIPIAALAGVLLATTVRMVEAASVAAIARASRGDAIVMMITFGVTVAFDLVTAVVIGIGFALVLAVRAIAREATLQQVPLDDTDHLGEEHALLRDHIVAYRIDGPLFFAAAHRFLLELAEVADVKVVILRMSRVTALDTTGALVLKDAINKLEHRHISVLMSGLREDHRARLTTMGALPSGGDDAVFPDTGSAISHARRVVSARRQQ encoded by the coding sequence ATGCGGGCCCTTCTGCCGACCTGGTCGGAGTGGAAGCCCGCTTTCCGGGCGCCGGGCGCGGATCTGCTGTCGGGGCTGATCGTGGCGCTGGTGGCGTTGCCGCTGGCGCTGGGATTCGGCATCAGTTCCGGTCTCGGCGCCGCCGCCGGTCTGGCGACGGCGATCGTGGCCGGTGCGGTGGCCGCGGTGTTCGGCGGCTCCCGCTTCCAGGTGTCCGGCCCGACCGGCGCCATGACGGTGGTGCTGGTGCCGATCGTGGCCGAGCACGGTGCGTCCGGAGTGCTGACCGTGGGTCTGCTGGCCGGGCTGATGCTGGTCGGGCTCGCGTTCGCCAGGGTCGGGCGGGCGGTGCGGTTCATGCCGGCTCCCGTGATCGAGGGGTTCACCGCGGGCATCGCGGTGGTCATCGCGCTGCAACAGTTTCCGGGTGCGCTCGGGATCGCCGGCGCCGAAGGCGAGAAGGTCTGGCAATCGGCGGTCGATGCCGTGCGCCGGTTCGTCGAGGAGCCACACTGGACGGCGCCGGTGACGGCGCTCGCGGTGGCAGCGGTCGTCCTGATCGGCGGACGGTGGCGGCCGAAGCTGCCGTTCGCGCTGGTCGCGGTAACCGTGTCGACTGTCGTCGCGCGGATATTCGATCTGGATCTCGGGCGCATCGGCGCCATCCCCGCCGGGCTACCCGCGCCCTCACTCGAGTTCCTGCAGCTCGACGACATCGCCACCCTGCTGCTGCCCGCGCTCGCGGTCGCGGCCCTGGCCGCCCTCGAATCCCTGCTCTCGGCCACCGCCGCCGATGCGATGGCCGTGGGCACCCGTCACGATCCCGACCGCGAACTCCTCGGCCAGGGCCTGGCCAACATCGCCGCGCCGCTGTTCGGCGGCGTCCCCGCCACGGGCGCCATCGCCCGCACCGCGGTGAACGTGCGCTCCGGTGCCCGCACCCGGTTGGCGGCCCTCATCCACGCGGCGATCCTGGCCGGAATCGTCTATCTCGCCGCCGGACTCGTCGCCGACATCCCGATCGCCGCCCTGGCCGGCGTCCTGCTGGCCACCACCGTGCGGATGGTGGAGGCGGCCTCGGTCGCCGCGATCGCCCGAGCCTCTCGGGGGGACGCGATCGTCATGATGATCACCTTCGGCGTCACCGTCGCCTTCGACCTTGTCACCGCGGTGGTCATCGGCATTGGCTTCGCCTTGGTACTGGCCGTGCGTGCCATCGCTCGCGAGGCCACCCTGCAGCAGGTTCCCCTCGACGACACCGACCACCTCGGCGAGGAACATGCCCTGCTGCGCGACCACATCGTCGCCTACCGCATCGACGGGCCGCTGTTCTTCGCCGCCGCTCACCGCTTTTTGCTGGAGCTGGCCGAAGTCGCCGACGTGAAGGTGGTGATCCTGCGCATGTCCCGCGTCACCGCCCTCGACACCACCGGAGCCCTGGTCCTCAAGGACGCCATCAACAAGCTCGAACATCGCCACATCAGCGTCCTGATGTCGGGTCTGCGCGAGGACCATCGCGCCCGCCTGACTACCATGGGCGCGCTTCCGTCGGGTGGGGACGACGCCGTCTTTCCCGACACTGGTTCCGCCATTTCCCATGCTCGCCGGGTGGTATCGGCCCGTCGACAGCAGTAG
- a CDS encoding SHOCT domain-containing protein, translating to MYWYDHDVSGWGYAWMGLGMILFWGMLIVGFVLALRYLFRMEGERRVHPAAPGPEHVLAERFARGEIDAQEYADRLAVLRSTAQR from the coding sequence ATGTATTGGTATGACCACGATGTCAGTGGATGGGGATACGCGTGGATGGGCTTGGGCATGATCCTGTTCTGGGGCATGCTGATCGTCGGATTCGTGCTCGCGCTGCGATATCTGTTCCGGATGGAGGGGGAGCGCCGAGTGCATCCGGCGGCACCCGGCCCGGAACATGTCCTGGCGGAGCGATTCGCGCGCGGCGAGATCGACGCGCAGGAGTACGCGGACCGACTGGCCGTCCTGCGTTCCACCGCACAACGGTGA
- a CDS encoding zinc ribbon domain-containing protein YjdM produces MSDTLPPCPACSCEYTYELGALLVCPECANEWALAGSAEAVDAVIRDAVGNVLADGDTVTVVKTLKVKGSPTGIKAGTKVRNIRLVNGVGDHDIDCKVDGIGPMQLKSSVVKKV; encoded by the coding sequence ATGAGCGATACGCTGCCGCCCTGCCCCGCGTGTTCCTGCGAGTACACCTACGAGCTCGGAGCCCTGCTGGTCTGCCCCGAGTGCGCCAACGAATGGGCGCTCGCCGGTTCGGCCGAGGCGGTCGACGCGGTCATCCGCGACGCCGTCGGCAATGTGCTCGCCGATGGCGATACGGTCACCGTCGTCAAGACGCTCAAGGTCAAGGGCAGCCCCACCGGCATCAAAGCGGGCACCAAGGTGCGCAATATCCGCCTGGTGAACGGCGTAGGCGACCACGACATCGACTGCAAGGTGGACGGCATCGGGCCGATGCAGCTCAAGTCCAGCGTGGTCAAGAAGGTTTAA